From the Nostoc sp. PCC 7107 genome, the window ACGGGTTTGGGGACGCACTAACGGGCCAATACCTTGGGCCCAAGCAATGGTTTTCAAATTCATTGTTTGCGCTAATGTCATCAATCCCCCATAATACAGAGGGCTAATAGTACTGGTGACATCTTGAATTAAACTCCCACCACCCCAAATAAAAGCATCACAAGAACGTAAAGCTTGCAGTATAGGTAGCATAGCCATCCGGTTGTGAGTTTCTACATTGTAGCGATCGCGCGTTTCTTCTGGATTACCAGAAAGCACCACAGGCGTTACATGAGATGGCAACATTTGTAGAAGCGTCGCCAGTAAAGCTTCATCACCACCATTACCTTTGCCGTAATAACCAGATAATAACGCCCGCATAGTTCCCATCTTTAGATTGTGGATTTTAGATTATCAACTTTTTCTCAGTAGTTGATAGAAAGTCAGCCATCTTGTCGACAAAAGATGAATTTCCTTGTGGGAAGATGAACTGAAGGAAGAATCAGAGGACGATTTACTCTTGACTTTTGACCTTTGACTTTTGACTTTTGACTTTCCTATGCACGCCCTATCAATTCCCACTTGGATTATTCATATTTCTAGCGTTATTGAGTGGATTGCCGCGATTTGGTTAATCTGGATTTACGGCGAACTCACTGGTAATCGTCGTTGGTGGGGATTGTCCCTAGCTATGTTACCAGCTTTGGTTAGTGCTATGTGTGCTTGTACCTGGCATTATTTTGACAATGCAGAATCTTTAGAATGGCTGGTAACGCTACAAGCTACCATGACCTTAGTTGGTAATTTTACCCTGTGGGCAGCTGCGGTGTGGATTTGGCGTTCCACCAAGTCTGTCAAAAATCCCACTGAT encodes:
- a CDS encoding DUF2499 domain-containing protein, yielding MHALSIPTWIIHISSVIEWIAAIWLIWIYGELTGNRRWWGLSLAMLPALVSAMCACTWHYFDNAESLEWLVTLQATMTLVGNFTLWAAAVWIWRSTKSVKNPTDTIAVPSIKSEP